From a single Desulfonatronovibrio hydrogenovorans DSM 9292 genomic region:
- a CDS encoding KamA family radical SAM protein: MDKLEQIEVETEPPSEDPPAAYDLGFRAESLFHPTIRTISHSSHNIFEFSPQEFRRTHYKRVSDRDWNDWKWQVQNRITRFPDLEKILPLSGQELQAGSGQDLLPMSITPYYLSLIHPFDPDDPIRKCVVPTGLEFKKGLGEENDPLHEDRDSPVPGIVHRYPDRVLFLATGFCSTYCRYCTRSRMVGHDSLGHPEKWIKAIDYVKNNPLVRDVLISGGDPLTMGDDQLQYILEKLRAIRHVEIIRIGTKVPAVLPQRITRSLCKMLKKFHPLFLSLHFTHPREMTEQAAQACSRLADAGIPLGSQTVLLKGINDQTSILKNLYHKLLVARVRPYYLYQCDPIPGSNHFRTTIEKGKEMIQGLRGHTSGYAVPQYVIDLPGGGGKTPVLPGYYQGRTSTGLVFKNFENRHYVYPDQSMAENQAGMNLVAPENIAGGAQ; the protein is encoded by the coding sequence ATGGATAAACTCGAACAGATTGAAGTTGAAACTGAGCCTCCTTCTGAGGACCCTCCGGCCGCCTATGACCTTGGATTCAGGGCTGAATCACTGTTCCATCCGACTATCCGCACCATTTCCCATTCTAGCCATAATATTTTTGAATTCAGCCCTCAGGAATTCAGGAGGACTCACTACAAAAGAGTTTCTGATAGAGACTGGAATGACTGGAAATGGCAGGTGCAAAACAGAATAACCAGATTTCCGGATCTTGAAAAAATCCTGCCTCTCTCGGGGCAGGAGCTCCAGGCCGGATCAGGACAGGACCTGCTTCCCATGTCCATAACTCCATACTATTTAAGTCTCATCCATCCATTTGATCCTGATGATCCCATACGCAAGTGCGTTGTTCCTACTGGGCTTGAATTTAAAAAAGGGCTGGGAGAAGAGAATGACCCCCTGCATGAAGACAGGGACAGCCCGGTTCCAGGCATTGTGCACAGATACCCGGACCGGGTGCTCTTTCTGGCAACTGGATTCTGTTCCACCTACTGCCGGTACTGCACCCGGTCCAGGATGGTCGGACACGACTCCCTGGGCCACCCTGAAAAATGGATCAAGGCTATTGACTACGTTAAAAACAATCCTCTGGTACGTGATGTGCTCATATCTGGCGGTGATCCACTGACCATGGGCGATGATCAGCTGCAATACATTCTGGAAAAACTCAGAGCCATCCGCCATGTGGAAATAATCCGGATAGGGACAAAGGTACCGGCAGTCCTGCCTCAAAGAATCACCAGATCTCTGTGCAAGATGTTGAAAAAGTTTCATCCCCTTTTCCTCAGCCTGCATTTTACCCATCCCAGGGAGATGACAGAACAGGCTGCTCAGGCCTGCAGCCGACTGGCCGATGCCGGGATACCCCTGGGCAGCCAGACTGTTCTTTTAAAGGGTATTAACGACCAGACATCCATCCTGAAAAACCTATATCATAAACTCTTAGTTGCTAGGGTAAGGCCTTACTATCTCTACCAGTGCGACCCTATACCTGGTTCCAACCACTTCAGAACAACCATTGAAAAAGGAAAGGAAATGATCCAGGGACTCAGGGGGCATACTTCGGGCTATGCCGTGCCCCAATATGTTATTGATCTTCCGGGAGGGGGAGGAAAAACCCCGGTTCTACCCGGGTATTATCAAGGCCGGACCAGCACCGGCCTGGTATTCAAAAATTTTGAGAACAGGCACTATGTTTACCCGGATCAATCCATGGCTGAAAACCAGGCAGGAATGAACCTGGTGGCCCCTGAAAACATCGCCGGAGGAGCACAATGA
- the ispG gene encoding flavodoxin-dependent (E)-4-hydroxy-3-methylbut-2-enyl-diphosphate synthase yields the protein MNRKKTRQVMIGNVGIGGDNPVRVQSMTNTDTRDVRATLDQINQLVLAGCELVRVAVPDAPAASRLKEIIAGSPVPVVADIHFDHRLALKSIEAGINGLRLNPGNIGDQSRVNRVVDAAKSNIIPIRIGVNSGSVDKTILKKYGGPTPEAMVESAMGHIRMLEDRGFELIKISLKSSSVLGTIEAYRLMADQRDYPLHIGITEAGTPMRGAVKSGVGLGVLLYQGLGDTLRVSLTGDPVNEMPVAWEILRSLGLRQRGPDIISCPTCGRTEIDLTAMAEAVEKKLRNIEKVFTVAIMGCVVNGPGEAREADIGLAGGRDCGIIFKKGEMVKKVKGGELLSEFMRELDEYLRLT from the coding sequence ATGAACAGGAAAAAGACCAGGCAGGTCATGATCGGGAATGTCGGGATCGGCGGGGACAATCCTGTCCGGGTCCAGAGCATGACCAATACCGATACCAGGGATGTCAGGGCAACCCTGGACCAGATAAACCAGCTTGTCCTGGCCGGATGTGAGCTGGTCAGGGTAGCTGTACCTGATGCACCGGCTGCATCCAGGCTCAAAGAAATAATTGCCGGCTCTCCTGTCCCGGTTGTGGCGGATATTCACTTTGACCACAGACTGGCTCTGAAATCCATTGAAGCCGGGATCAATGGCCTGCGCCTTAATCCGGGAAACATAGGGGATCAGTCCAGAGTCAACCGGGTGGTGGACGCGGCCAAGTCAAATATTATTCCCATCAGGATCGGGGTGAACAGTGGTTCAGTGGACAAGACCATTCTGAAGAAATACGGAGGGCCAACCCCTGAAGCCATGGTTGAAAGCGCCATGGGGCATATAAGAATGCTTGAAGACCGGGGTTTTGAACTTATTAAGATTTCCCTCAAGTCTTCCTCGGTCCTTGGGACCATTGAGGCATACAGGCTGATGGCTGATCAAAGGGATTATCCTCTGCATATCGGGATCACCGAGGCAGGGACCCCCATGCGTGGAGCAGTCAAATCCGGGGTGGGGCTGGGAGTTCTTCTCTATCAGGGCCTTGGGGATACCTTGCGGGTATCTCTGACCGGTGACCCGGTCAATGAAATGCCAGTTGCCTGGGAGATACTCAGGTCCCTGGGTCTGAGGCAGCGCGGACCAGACATAATATCCTGTCCTACCTGCGGCCGGACCGAAATAGATTTGACAGCCATGGCTGAAGCGGTTGAAAAGAAGCTCAGAAATATTGAGAAAGTCTTTACCGTGGCCATCATGGGGTGTGTGGTCAACGGTCCGGGGGAAGCCAGAGAAGCTGATATCGGACTGGCTGGAGGCAGGGATTGCGGGATTATTTTTAAAAAAGGAGAGATGGTCAAAAAAGTCAAAGGCGGAGAACTGCTGTCCGAATTCATGCGGGAACTGGATGAGTATTTGCGCTTGACATGA
- a CDS encoding YbgA family protein, with protein MKIGISTCLLGEKVRYDGGHKLDRYLRDILGKYVSYVPVCPETESGLPTPREAMRLVGPEDNPRLVTIKTNIDHTLRLKTWAKEKLDQLEKQDLSGFVFKSKSPSSGMERVKIYNEKGNPAPKGRGIFAGMFIDRFPLTPVEEDGRLNDPMLRENFITRIFVFNRWRELSGKKFNSAALVDFHTRHKLLVMAHDVEAYRQLGRMVARAGEFSRELAEEYATRLMSALRRSSTVKKNTNVLQHVMGYFKKQLTRDEKQELLEVIKSYADHEVPIIVPVTLLNHYVRKYGQPYLKDQVYLNPHPRELKLRNHV; from the coding sequence ATGAAAATCGGCATCAGCACCTGCCTTCTGGGTGAAAAAGTACGTTACGACGGTGGACACAAACTGGACAGATACCTGCGCGACATACTGGGGAAATATGTCAGTTATGTGCCGGTCTGTCCGGAAACCGAGTCCGGACTTCCCACGCCCAGAGAAGCCATGCGTCTGGTGGGGCCCGAGGACAACCCCAGGCTGGTGACCATAAAAACCAATATCGACCATACCCTGCGCCTTAAAACCTGGGCCAAAGAAAAGCTGGACCAACTTGAAAAGCAGGACCTGTCCGGTTTTGTGTTTAAAAGCAAATCACCCAGCAGCGGCATGGAGCGGGTTAAGATCTATAATGAAAAGGGAAATCCTGCTCCCAAGGGCCGGGGGATATTTGCAGGCATGTTTATAGACCGTTTTCCCCTGACCCCTGTTGAAGAAGACGGCAGGCTCAACGACCCCATGCTCAGGGAAAATTTCATCACCAGGATATTTGTTTTCAACAGATGGAGGGAACTTTCAGGTAAAAAATTTAATTCCGCCGCACTGGTTGACTTTCATACCAGACACAAGCTCCTGGTCATGGCTCATGATGTGGAAGCATACCGGCAGCTGGGCAGGATGGTGGCCAGGGCCGGCGAGTTCAGCAGGGAACTGGCCGAAGAGTATGCCACCCGGCTAATGTCTGCTTTAAGGCGCTCTTCAACTGTCAAAAAAAACACCAATGTGCTCCAGCACGTCATGGGGTACTTCAAAAAACAGCTGACCAGGGATGAAAAACAGGAACTCCTGGAGGTAATTAAAAGCTATGCCGACCATGAGGTGCCGATCATAGTTCCAGTTACCCTGCTCAACCACTATGTCCGCAAATACGGGCAGCCCTACCTAAAAGACCAGGTCTATCTCAATCCCCATCCCAGGGAATTGAAGCTTAGAAACCATGTTTAA
- a CDS encoding DUF2271 domain-containing protein — protein MRIKQVFWGVLLGIAAAGLTAGNGVCREAPGENLTGSDSSEPGSCRIEISYFLHIQPRMASNQIAVWIEDQAGNYVATVFANDYTAQGGYELRPLSLPLWREVSGWDRADPGYVDAISRATQLSGDHTVVWDCKDFKDQPVDQGRYVYRVEGNIFWENRVIWTGEITIGGTADQSQAQAEYIPERAFRKGILLEQVRAEFNPE, from the coding sequence ATGAGGATAAAACAAGTGTTCTGGGGAGTTTTGCTGGGGATTGCTGCAGCCGGCCTGACAGCAGGAAATGGTGTCTGCCGGGAAGCACCGGGCGAGAACCTGACAGGGTCGGATTCCTCTGAGCCAGGATCCTGCCGCATTGAAATCAGTTATTTTCTGCATATCCAGCCAAGAATGGCCAGCAACCAGATTGCAGTCTGGATTGAGGACCAGGCTGGAAACTATGTGGCAACAGTTTTTGCCAATGATTATACAGCCCAGGGAGGTTATGAGCTGAGACCGTTGAGTCTTCCTTTGTGGCGGGAAGTATCCGGCTGGGACCGGGCTGATCCGGGGTATGTCGATGCAATCAGTCGGGCAACTCAGCTTTCCGGTGACCATACTGTGGTCTGGGATTGTAAGGATTTTAAAGACCAGCCGGTTGACCAGGGCCGGTATGTGTACAGGGTTGAGGGCAATATTTTTTGGGAAAATCGAGTGATCTGGACCGGTGAGATAACAATTGGCGGTACTGCTGATCAATCCCAGGCTCAGGCCGAGTATATTCCGGAACGGGCCTTTAGAAAAGGAATCCTCCTGGAACAGGTCAGGGCAGAGTTCAACCCGGAATAA
- a CDS encoding sigma-54 interaction domain-containing protein: MLTQTSSPAMQEVFQKANLVAPTSTTVLLTGETGVGKSSLARYIHNRSTRKDHPFAAINCGAIPENLIESELFGHEKGAFTGAINRKAGKFELADQGTVFLDEVGSLSQNAQVKLLSFMQDRTFQRVGGTKDIHVQVRIIAATNADLKSLGQQDKFRQDLMYRLNVFPIEIPPLRERTQDIPAIARDIFVRLKPGFPGPVQEISREVIQAFMDYSWPGNVRELENLIERAFILESSELLTPMSFPPELFVHQAGNETEYINIDLPLSEVRRIHLEAIEKQYLQQLLIKNKGRIRNAARQAGIGERQLNKLMGKYGLKTREFKPCSAQNIDN; this comes from the coding sequence ATGCTCACTCAAACAAGCTCTCCTGCAATGCAGGAAGTCTTTCAAAAGGCGAATTTGGTAGCCCCGACCAGCACCACTGTCCTGCTTACCGGTGAAACCGGAGTAGGCAAAAGCAGCCTGGCCAGGTACATCCACAACCGCTCCACCCGGAAAGACCACCCTTTTGCCGCCATAAACTGTGGGGCCATACCAGAAAACCTCATTGAGAGTGAGCTGTTCGGCCATGAAAAAGGAGCCTTTACCGGCGCCATCAACAGAAAGGCGGGTAAATTTGAACTTGCTGACCAGGGCACAGTGTTCCTTGATGAAGTTGGCTCCCTGAGCCAGAACGCTCAGGTCAAGCTTCTTTCCTTTATGCAGGACCGCACTTTCCAGAGAGTGGGGGGTACCAAGGACATCCATGTCCAGGTGCGGATCATTGCCGCGACCAATGCCGATTTAAAAAGTCTGGGTCAGCAAGACAAATTCAGACAGGACCTGATGTACAGGTTGAATGTATTCCCCATTGAAATCCCTCCCTTAAGGGAAAGAACTCAGGACATCCCAGCCATTGCCCGGGACATCTTTGTGAGGCTGAAACCTGGTTTTCCCGGTCCGGTCCAGGAGATATCCAGAGAAGTGATCCAGGCCTTCATGGATTATTCCTGGCCTGGAAACGTGCGTGAACTGGAGAATCTTATTGAACGGGCCTTTATCCTGGAAAGTTCTGAGCTTTTGACTCCCATGAGCTTCCCCCCGGAACTGTTTGTTCACCAGGCCGGAAATGAGACTGAATATATCAATATCGACCTGCCCCTGTCCGAAGTCAGAAGAATCCACCTGGAGGCAATTGAAAAACAGTACCTCCAGCAACTGCTGATCAAAAACAAGGGTAGGATAAGGAATGCAGCCCGCCAGGCCGGCATCGGCGAAAGGCAGCTCAACAAGCTCATGGGCAAATATGGTCTTAAAACCAGAGAGTTCAAACCTTGCTCCGCCCAAAACATCGACAATTAA
- a CDS encoding D-alanine--D-alanine ligase family protein has translation MNIGLTYDLRQDYLAAGFTMEQTAELDKPETIDGIENALTGLGFEVTRIGSARNLARLLDKGKRWDMVFNICEGMFGSGRESLVPCLLDYYQIPYVFSDPAVLALCLDKGRSKQIVRDMNLPTGWFQVIGSVSDLKQIEPVFPAFVKPAAEGTGKGIDQKSVVHDPWELLSVCTDLFTRFNQPLLIEEFLPGTEVTVGIVGSKDWAEPVATMELVFRDENIYSCSVKENYLEKVQYRLVLGDLKNQAEDLALKIWQGLGCMDGGRVDLRQDQNGCMTFIEVNPLAGLNPVHSDLPILSRLAGWSYDDLIKTIMDSALRRSGLKLPEKTGSWQKPDNRSLNPLPETESSPRSLVQQKCS, from the coding sequence ATGAACATTGGATTAACTTATGATCTGCGCCAGGACTATCTTGCTGCAGGCTTTACCATGGAGCAGACCGCAGAACTGGACAAGCCGGAAACCATCGACGGAATCGAAAATGCCCTGACCGGCCTTGGTTTTGAGGTGACCAGAATCGGCAGTGCCCGGAATCTTGCCCGGCTTCTGGACAAAGGAAAGAGATGGGACATGGTCTTTAATATTTGTGAGGGCATGTTCGGGTCGGGAAGGGAATCCCTTGTGCCCTGCCTGCTCGATTATTACCAGATACCATACGTTTTTTCCGACCCAGCGGTACTGGCTCTGTGTCTGGACAAAGGACGCTCCAAGCAGATTGTCAGGGACATGAACCTGCCTACTGGCTGGTTTCAGGTAATTGGATCTGTGTCCGACCTTAAGCAAATAGAGCCTGTGTTTCCGGCATTTGTCAAACCTGCGGCTGAAGGAACAGGAAAGGGCATTGACCAGAAATCAGTGGTCCATGATCCTTGGGAATTACTGTCTGTCTGCACCGACCTTTTTACCCGGTTCAATCAGCCTTTACTCATTGAGGAATTCCTGCCTGGCACAGAAGTAACTGTAGGCATAGTAGGGTCAAAGGACTGGGCTGAGCCTGTGGCAACCATGGAATTGGTGTTCAGAGATGAAAACATTTACTCATGTTCAGTCAAGGAAAATTACCTGGAAAAAGTACAGTACAGGCTGGTCCTTGGAGATCTAAAAAACCAGGCCGAAGACCTGGCTCTGAAAATCTGGCAGGGACTGGGCTGCATGGACGGAGGAAGAGTTGATCTTCGTCAGGACCAAAATGGCTGCATGACCTTTATTGAAGTCAATCCCCTGGCTGGACTGAACCCTGTTCATTCAGACCTGCCTATCTTGAGCCGCCTGGCCGGATGGAGTTATGATGATCTCATTAAGACCATCATGGACTCCGCCCTTAGACGATCCGGCCTCAAGCTGCCTGAAAAGACGGGTAGCTGGCAGAAGCCGGATAACAGGTCCCTTAATCCCCTCCCAGAAACAGAAAGTTCCCCCAGGTCCTTGGTACAGCAAAAATGCAGCTGA
- a CDS encoding D-alanine--D-alanine ligase family protein, with product MQLIVLTSSFSSRARSDQADNLVQAGMVVEALTSLGHEVSMISATLDMESLSRQLSMLNPGLVFNLVEEINGRGNFIHFAPAVLESMNIPFTGNGHSAMVTTSDKLLAKKVMLAHHILTPHWLTAEEVDQNKSIKGGALVKSAWEHGSFGLETSCVFKDFSKDKIEKQIKKLRKRHGGVWFVEKYVPGREINVSILDKPDGPVILPVAEIVFSDQSLKTARIVGYKAKWNPGSKEEQCLSREFISGKENQKLIRQVSDIALHCWEVFEMSGYARVDFRVDSKGIPLVLEINANPCLSPDAGFMAAAQEAGFSPDQVIQCIVQSGLARYGRE from the coding sequence ATGCAGCTGATCGTACTTACCTCGTCTTTTTCTTCCAGGGCCCGTTCGGACCAGGCAGACAACCTGGTCCAGGCGGGCATGGTTGTGGAAGCTTTGACCAGCCTCGGCCATGAGGTAAGCATGATCTCAGCGACCCTGGACATGGAAAGTCTGAGCAGGCAGCTCAGCATGCTCAATCCTGGCCTGGTCTTTAATCTTGTAGAAGAAATCAATGGCAGAGGAAACTTTATTCATTTTGCTCCAGCTGTTCTGGAAAGCATGAACATACCCTTCACAGGCAACGGTCATTCAGCCATGGTAACCACCTCGGACAAGCTTCTGGCCAAAAAAGTAATGCTTGCCCATCATATCCTGACCCCTCACTGGCTGACTGCTGAAGAGGTGGATCAAAACAAGTCCATAAAAGGAGGAGCATTGGTCAAGTCGGCCTGGGAACACGGATCTTTTGGCCTGGAAACATCATGTGTATTCAAGGACTTTTCAAAGGATAAGATCGAAAAACAGATCAAAAAGTTAAGAAAAAGGCATGGCGGGGTCTGGTTTGTTGAAAAATACGTGCCAGGAAGGGAGATTAATGTTTCCATTCTGGATAAACCTGACGGCCCAGTGATCCTCCCGGTAGCTGAGATTGTGTTTTCTGATCAGTCTCTGAAAACAGCCCGTATCGTCGGTTATAAAGCCAAATGGAATCCCGGCTCAAAAGAAGAGCAATGCCTAAGCCGGGAATTCATTTCGGGCAAAGAAAACCAGAAACTCATCCGTCAGGTATCGGATATTGCGCTGCACTGTTGGGAAGTATTTGAAATGTCTGGATATGCCAGGGTTGACTTCCGGGTTGACTCAAAGGGAATTCCTCTGGTTCTGGAGATAAACGCCAACCCCTGTCTGTCCCCTGATGCCGGGTTCATGGCTGCTGCCCAGGAAGCCGGATTCAGCCCGGACCAGGTCATCCAGTGCATAGTTCAGTCAGGGTTGGCCAGGTATGGCCGTGAATAA
- a CDS encoding EAL and HDOD domain-containing protein produces MEILQTYPIFVARQPIFDRQDKVWAYELLYRDQEIPNSARIDNPDHATLKVISQGFSVAITATGGRKPVFINFPERLILEKSAFALPSELCVVEVLETVTPDENIVQSCLELQQNGYRIAIDDYFGQPEFERLIKIADIIKVDILKLSPLEIKKLVKSMSKLKAKILAEKIEHLTIYNLCKKIGFDYFQGFFFCMPQIISGSKPSPAKVSSIKLLKELAREDLELSDLSKIIQKDASLSYRLLKFINSAYFGFRNEISSIQQAVTLLGIRQTSQWLRVNILSDMSETPMDSEVTYLAALRGKFLEQVSASHNSPPFDPPSMFLLGLFSLLDTLIGRPMEKILEELPLKEEMKQVLADKSSTSNGYWLKLARFYEKGDWQKTLDTISFLGLDPEETARIYNQSLEWVRSSLASRI; encoded by the coding sequence ATGGAAATTCTCCAAACCTATCCAATATTTGTCGCCAGGCAACCCATTTTTGACCGCCAGGACAAGGTCTGGGCATATGAACTACTTTACAGGGATCAAGAGATTCCCAACAGCGCCAGGATTGACAACCCGGATCATGCAACCCTCAAGGTTATCTCCCAAGGTTTTTCCGTGGCCATTACAGCCACAGGAGGACGCAAGCCAGTCTTTATTAATTTTCCTGAGCGGCTGATCCTGGAGAAAAGTGCCTTTGCCCTGCCTTCCGAGCTTTGTGTTGTTGAAGTTCTGGAAACTGTCACGCCGGACGAAAACATAGTCCAATCGTGTCTTGAACTCCAGCAGAACGGATACAGGATAGCCATAGACGATTACTTCGGGCAGCCGGAATTTGAGAGACTCATCAAGATTGCGGACATAATCAAGGTGGACATCCTTAAGCTCTCACCTCTTGAAATCAAAAAACTCGTAAAATCCATGTCAAAGCTAAAAGCCAAGATCCTGGCTGAAAAAATTGAACATCTGACCATATACAACCTTTGCAAAAAAATTGGATTTGACTACTTTCAAGGTTTCTTCTTCTGCATGCCGCAGATCATATCAGGATCCAAGCCTTCTCCGGCCAAGGTTTCAAGCATCAAGCTCCTCAAAGAGCTGGCCAGAGAGGATCTGGAGCTATCAGACTTGAGCAAAATCATCCAGAAAGACGCCTCCCTGAGTTACAGGCTACTGAAGTTCATAAATTCAGCTTACTTCGGATTCAGAAATGAAATATCTTCCATCCAGCAGGCCGTGACCCTGCTGGGCATCAGGCAAACCTCTCAATGGCTCAGAGTGAATATCCTCTCGGATATGAGTGAAACTCCAATGGACTCTGAGGTAACTTACCTTGCTGCATTGCGAGGAAAATTCCTGGAACAGGTTTCAGCCAGTCACAACTCCCCGCCCTTTGACCCTCCCTCCATGTTCTTGCTGGGACTCTTTTCCCTTCTGGACACTCTGATTGGCAGGCCCATGGAAAAAATTCTTGAAGAACTTCCCTTAAAAGAAGAAATGAAACAGGTTTTGGCTGATAAAAGCAGTACCTCCAACGGTTACTGGCTGAAGCTGGCCAGGTTTTACGAAAAAGGAGACTGGCAGAAGACCCTGGATACCATCAGCTTTCTTGGACTTGACCCTGAAGAAACCGCCCGGATCTACAATCAGTCCCTTGAATGGGTCAGATCATCCCTTGCTTCCAGAATCTGA
- a CDS encoding mechanosensitive ion channel family protein, which produces MRFQSLNPGIILLSSLFILCILAHPSDARQSQGQESADISRAGIERLLQDLEDPQQLERLKQDLRILLEAGQAEPDELKIESRGLVGDLLFLASEYVQGINQMLSETGKHVLEVPALLVELSEQARDPEVLKSWGEMAGKVFLVLMAGLLAQVLVIRLLSRVRKALEDQDAYSLGFRGILMVGNTFLEIIPIAAFAAAAYGLLPFLDPRPGTQLVALTLINANVFVRLILALTRLILVPGVPSLRFLPLDNESVQYLYIWARRVARIGVYGYFTLEAALILGLPQSLYLFVLKLLGLVITLMVIILVMQNRRDVAAWIRGGPDQPEPVLPEEPVKDHTRRISAFRRRLADFWHVGAVMFAVGLFGTWVLEIQGGLYFVIRAVILTVMVLVLISFLVRLSRRGIDHLFKISDELKKDHPELEARANRYLPLLQHTVRGVLYAIAFFSIMQVWGLGTLSWLLSPQGGAVFSKLLVIFLIIAGAFLVWEVVSVKIENYLAKERLNGGKQSSTRILTLLPLLRNVVRIALFLVAGMSVLAHLGINIAPLLAGAGVIGLAVGFGAQTLVRDVITGAFILLEDSIAVGDWVEAGGYAGTVEKLSIRTVTLRDLSGAVYVIPFGDVTTVKNNNRDYGYALIDAGVAYREDYGEVVQALQDVAIELRQDEVWGPDVIGDLEVFGLNNLADSAVEIRVRLKTMPGRQFSVRRAFLERMKRIFDDRGIEIPFPHQTIWFGVDKDGSAPPMRILKEPGLEVSARAVDTGSGQDRARSEINYTSETEASQDVMEELRKAEQEDRDPQDQEEAKKNQS; this is translated from the coding sequence ATGCGCTTTCAATCTCTGAACCCGGGTATCATCCTGCTGTCCAGTCTTTTTATCCTGTGCATCCTTGCTCATCCGTCAGATGCCCGGCAAAGCCAGGGCCAGGAATCGGCTGATATATCCAGGGCCGGTATTGAAAGGCTTTTGCAGGATCTGGAAGATCCGCAGCAATTGGAGAGGCTGAAGCAGGACTTGCGCATCCTGCTGGAAGCAGGCCAGGCTGAACCTGATGAACTCAAGATTGAATCCAGAGGGCTGGTTGGAGATCTGCTTTTTCTGGCGTCTGAATACGTGCAGGGTATTAATCAGATGCTGTCAGAAACCGGCAAGCATGTTCTGGAAGTTCCTGCACTGCTGGTGGAACTGTCTGAACAGGCCCGGGACCCTGAAGTGCTGAAGAGCTGGGGTGAGATGGCCGGGAAGGTTTTTCTGGTTCTTATGGCCGGTCTCCTGGCCCAGGTTCTGGTCATCCGTCTGCTTTCCAGGGTCCGGAAGGCTTTGGAAGATCAGGATGCTTACAGTCTGGGATTCAGAGGGATTCTGATGGTGGGCAATACCTTTCTGGAGATCATCCCCATAGCAGCTTTTGCAGCAGCAGCTTATGGCCTGCTGCCTTTTCTCGATCCCCGTCCCGGGACCCAGCTGGTAGCCCTGACCCTGATCAATGCCAATGTCTTTGTCCGGCTGATCTTGGCTCTTACCAGGCTGATCCTGGTGCCCGGGGTGCCCTCTCTGCGGTTTCTTCCCCTGGACAATGAATCTGTCCAGTATCTGTATATTTGGGCCCGAAGGGTGGCAAGGATCGGAGTGTACGGATACTTTACCCTGGAAGCTGCCCTAATCCTGGGATTGCCTCAAAGCCTCTACCTGTTCGTGCTCAAGCTTCTGGGACTGGTCATCACCCTGATGGTAATCATCCTGGTTATGCAGAACCGGAGGGATGTAGCTGCCTGGATTCGGGGCGGACCGGATCAGCCGGAGCCGGTTTTGCCTGAGGAGCCGGTCAAGGATCACACCAGGAGGATAAGTGCGTTTCGCCGCAGATTGGCTGATTTCTGGCATGTAGGAGCAGTCATGTTTGCGGTGGGCCTTTTTGGAACCTGGGTCCTGGAGATCCAGGGCGGGCTGTATTTTGTGATCAGGGCTGTGATTCTGACTGTCATGGTTCTTGTCCTGATCAGTTTTCTGGTCCGGCTAAGCCGCCGGGGAATAGACCATTTATTTAAAATAAGTGATGAACTGAAAAAGGACCATCCAGAGCTGGAGGCAAGGGCCAACCGGTATCTTCCATTGCTTCAGCATACAGTCAGAGGGGTTTTATATGCAATAGCCTTCTTTTCCATCATGCAGGTCTGGGGGCTTGGCACCCTGAGCTGGCTATTGTCTCCCCAGGGGGGAGCAGTTTTTTCCAAGCTGCTGGTTATTTTTCTGATTATTGCCGGAGCATTTCTGGTCTGGGAGGTGGTCAGCGTTAAAATTGAGAACTACCTGGCCAAGGAACGCCTTAATGGAGGCAAGCAGTCCAGCACCCGAATCCTGACCCTGTTGCCTTTGCTCAGGAATGTGGTCCGCATTGCTCTGTTCCTGGTGGCTGGAATGAGCGTTCTGGCTCACCTGGGCATAAACATTGCCCCTCTTCTGGCTGGAGCCGGCGTAATCGGCCTGGCAGTCGGCTTTGGAGCACAAACCCTGGTCAGGGATGTGATAACCGGAGCCTTTATTTTGCTTGAAGATTCCATTGCCGTGGGAGACTGGGTGGAGGCTGGAGGGTATGCAGGCACGGTTGAAAAGCTGTCCATCAGAACGGTGACCCTGCGGGATCTGAGCGGAGCGGTTTATGTGATACCCTTTGGGGATGTAACAACGGTCAAGAACAATAATCGGGACTATGGCTACGCCCTGATTGATGCAGGCGTAGCTTATCGGGAGGACTACGGAGAAGTTGTCCAGGCCCTGCAGGACGTTGCCATTGAGCTGCGTCAGGACGAAGTATGGGGGCCGGACGTCATTGGAGACCTGGAGGTCTTCGGGCTGAACAATCTGGCTGATTCAGCAGTTGAAATCCGGGTAAGGCTGAAGACCATGCCGGGCCGTCAGTTTTCCGTACGCAGGGCCTTTTTGGAAAGGATGAAACGAATATTTGATGACCGAGGTATTGAAATCCCCTTTCCTCACCAAACCATCTGGTTCGGAGTTGACAAAGACGGGTCTGCACCGCCCATGCGCATCCTCAAAGAGCCGGGATTGGAGGTTTCTGCCCGAGCAGTGGATACTGGAAGCGGTCAGGACCGGGCCCGGTCTGAGATAAATTATACGTCTGAAACTGAGGCTTCCCAGGATGTGATGGAAGAACTCAGAAAGGCTGAACAGGAGGACAGGGATCCTCAAGACCAGGAGGAGGCGAAGAAAAATCAGAGCTGA